The Halobacterium hubeiense genome contains the following window.
TCCGGAGTCGTGCGAGTCGCATGGCTGGACGTCACGGAGGCGCGGCAAATCGCTTACGAACGCGGCGAGAAGCTAGCTCGTGGTGGCGTGCGCGGCGTCGGTGGCCTCGGCGACGTCGATGGGTTCGTCGCTCAGGAGGTCTTCGAGCACCGCCGGGTCGAGCGCGTCGGCGACGTCGTCGAGCACGCGCTCGCGCTCGCGGATGGCTTCGGCGTCGCCGTCGTAGAACCGGACGTACTCGGCGCGCGTGTGCTCGCGGAGCCCGTGCTTGATGGCGAAGAAGCCCTCGGGGACCGTCTCCCCGCAGATTTCGCACTCGTGGGCGTCGTGGTCCGCGACCTGATGGGCCAACAGCGCCTCGACGCTCCCGAACGTCGACCCACATCCGACAATCGCGCACTCCCACGCAGACATACGCCTCTGTAACCTGAGCGCGCAAATAAACCTTGTGTCGCCTTTTCGACCACTGAACCCGACGAGTCAGCCGTTCGTCACTGCTCTGTCAGACAAATTCTCGGACGCGAGACGCGGTTCAGGCAGTTGATACCACTTGACAACCGAAGCCTGATACGGGCGTTTCGAGCGCTATCGCGGCCGTTCGGTGTTCAGGAGAGGAAGTCTCCCGGCGAGTGACTTACTGCTGTTCGCCGCTCTGCCGGTAAATCAGATTCCGCTGAATCTCGTTGGCGCCCTCGTAGATGACCGGGATGCGGGCGTCCCGGTAGACGCGGGCGATGCGGCGGTCGGTGAGAATCGAGCGGCCGCCGTGGAACTGCATCCCCTGCTCGGCGTTGTCGACGGCGACCTCCGTGGACTTCGTCTTCGCCATCGCCGCCCACAGGCCGGGGTTGTCGTACTCCTCGACCTTGCGGGCGGCGCGGTAGTTCAGCGCGCGCGCGGCCTCGAACTCCAGTCGCATGTCCGCGAGGCCGTGCTGGACGGCCTGGAAGTCCGCGACGTGGCGGCCGAACTCCTCGCGCTCGTGCACGAAGTCCCACGCCTCTTCGAGCGCCGCAGCGGCGAGGCCGAGGCCGTGCCCGCCGACGACGACGCGGCCGTGGTTGAAGAAGTCTGCGAGCATCATGAACCCGGCTCCCTCGCTCCCGATGAGGTTCTCCTCGGGAATCCGGCAGTCGTCGAAGACGATGTGGGCCTGCTTGGACGCGCGCATCCCCATCTTCTCGGGGATGTGCTCGGCGACGTAGCCGTCGGCGTCCGTCGGCACGATGAAAAGCGAGTAGTCCATGTAGCGGTCGCCGGTGTCGCCGGTCTTGGCGTACACCGTCACCCAGTCGGCTTCGACGCCGTTGCCGATCCAGTACTTCTCGCCGTTGAGCACGTACTCGTCGCCGTCCTTGTCGGCGGTCGTGTGCATCCCGGCGAGGTCCGACCCGACGTCGGGCTCGGAGACAGCCAGCCCCGTAATCTGGTCGTTGGCCGCGACCGGGCGGAGGTACCGTTCCTTCTGGTCGTCGTTGCCGTACTCCTCGAGCATCTCCGCGCCGAAGCTCGCGAGCTGGAGCGTCAGCGCGATGCCGGCGTCCGCGCGGTAGAACTCCTCGGCGATGGCCAGCATCTGTTCGAGGTCGAGGCCGCGGCCGCCGTACTCCTCGCCGATGTCCTGGGCGACGAGCCCGGCGTCCATCCCGGCCTCCAGAATCTCCCACGGGTACTCGCCGGTCCGGTAGAACTCCTCGGCGTTCGGCGCGATGTGCTCCTCGGCGAACTCGCGGGCCTCGTGTTTGACGTCGACCGCGTGCTCGGGAACCACGTCCTCGGAGAGCAGGTTCAGACTCATACCGGCCGTTGGAGCGCCACGGGCATAAACGGCCGCGAACGTTCGACAGTCCGCGCGGAGTTTATCCGCCGGAACCGTAAGCCGCTAAACCTCGGCTCGCGAACTCGGGGACGTGCCGACGACACGGGTCGACCTCCACGCGAAGGTACTCGACGACGACGTGGTGCGCCGGGCGAAGGCGGCTGGCGTCGACGTGCTGGTGTACGCCCCGCACTTCACGCGACTGCCTGACGCGCGCGAGCGCGCTGCGGCGTTCTCCGACGACGACCTGCTGGTGGTGCCCGGCCGCGAGGTGTTCACGGGGTCGTGGCGCGACCGCAAGCACGTGCTCGCGGTCGGCCTCGACGACCCGGTGCCGGACTTCGTGACGCTGGACGGCGCGTTCGCGGCGTTCCGCGAGCAGGGCGCCGCCGTCCTCGCGCCGCACCCGGAGTTCCTCACGGTGAGCCTGACGGCCGCCGACGTCGAGCGGTTCCGCGAGGACGTGGACGCCGTGGAGACGTACAATCCCAAGCACTTCCCGTGGGACGACGACCGCGCGAGCGCGCTCGCCGACGCTTACGACATCCCCGGGTTCGCGTCCTCGTACGCGCACCGCCCCGAGACCGTCGGCGGCGTGTGGACGGAGTTCGACGCCGACATCCAGTCGGAGGCGGACCTCGTGGACGCCCTCAAGTCCGGCGTCCCGCGCCGCACCTACCACCAGCGCAACCCCCGGTTCCGGGCGCGCGAACTCGCGGAGAAGGCCCATCTCGCGTACGAGAACACGTGGGAGAAAGTCGACCGCCTCCTCCTCTCGGGTATGGAGCCCACGCACCCGCGCCACATCGCGTACGGCGGCGAGTTCGACGACGTCGCCGTCTACTAGAACAGGCTGCTGACGGCGTCCGTTGGGACGTACTGCGGGGCGACGTGGACGACGACCGCGATGGCCGCGAGCTCGATGAGCGTGATGAGGACGGTGACGGTGGTGGCGTACTTCGAGACCGTGGTCACGCCGACCGGCAGCCCGTACTCTTGGTCCGACAGCGGGTAGAACAGCGCGATGCCGCGCTTGCTCCCGACGACGTCGAGGACGTAGTGGGTGGCGACGCCGATCCAGACGTACTGGAGGTTCCCGAAGTACATCGGGAAGACGTACAGCAGCGCCAGCACGGGGATGTTGTGGAGGGTCTTGCGGTGCTTCCCGAAGTCGGTGTCGACGTCCGGGAACAGCGCACCCAGCACCACGGGGATGAGGACGGCGGCGATGGTGCGTATCGTCTCGACGCCGCCCGAGGGGTAGAGCACGTAGCCCAGCCCGATGGCGAGCAGGATGCCGTTGAGGATGTGGTCGCCCTTGTTCATTACTCGGGGCGAGAGCACGCGGGCACGTCACCGTTTCGGCACGCGGCCGCTACTCCTGCACCGCTCGGACTTCCTCGCGGAGCTTGCGGAGCGCGCGCCGCGCAATCTGCTCTTTGATTTCGGTGCGGGAGCCGTCGAACTCCCGGCGCTCGACGGTCGCGTAGCTGGACTGCGTGCCCCACTCGCCAGCGTACGCGACGCCGATGTAGACGGTGCCGACGGGCTTGGCCTCGCTGCCGCCGGTCGGGCCGGCGATGCCGGTCGTGGAGACGCCCCACGTCGTGTCGGCCGCGTCCCGAGTGGCCTGCGCCATCTGCCGGGCGACGGGCTCGCTGACCGCGCCGTGTTCGTCCAGCGCCTCCCGGGAGACGCCAGTGTCGAGTTTGGCGTCGTACGTGTACGTCACCAGCGACCGGTCGAAGTAGTCGCTGGAGCCGGAGACGTCCGTCAACAGCGACCCGATGAGACCCCCCGTGCAGGATTCGGCGGTCGCGACGGTGTGGCCGGCCTCGGGGAGCACGTCGTTGAGTTCCTCCTCTATCGGCGGGTCGGCGGCGTACTCGCGCATACCTCCGGGTACCGAACGACCGAGCAAGAAGGTGGTGGCGTCAGACGGTGTCGCGGTCGGTGTACGTGTACCGCTCGGCGATGCGGCCGTCCTCGAAGACGTGAACGTCCGCGAACCCGAACTCGACGTCTTCTCCGTCTTGGACGCCCGAGAACGTCCCGCGGACGGCCGCGCGCGACCCGTCTACGAGTACGTCGTGGACGGTGTGGCTACCGTCTTCGAGCGGGCGGCCCTCGCGGTAGAACGCTTCGAGCTCGGCCTTGCCCTCGATTGGCGGCTGGCCGGGTCGGTCGTAGACGACGTCGTCGGCGAACAGGTCGAGCAGGTCGTCGATGCGGTCGGCGTCCACGGCGTCGTAGTACTCGTGGACGCGCTCGGCGTAGTCGGTCACGGGCGAACTGTCTCGTGGCTGTCGAATCAACCGCACAGTACCGGCAAACGACGCCGCGTTTCCGCGGGCGAAAGAGCCACGTAGCGCCACGGAGACGCTGGCGTATGGAGTACGAAGAGCCGCTGTTCTTCCGCGTGATGGAGTACGCGGCGAACTCCGACGCGGACGTCATCGACATGGTCTCGGGGAACCCCGACTGGGGGTCGCCGCCCGCGCTCGCGGCGGGCCTCCACGAGTACGCCGACACGGGCGGCCGGCAGTTCCAGTACCCGCCCAGCGAGGGCCTCCGGGAACTGCGGGAGGAAATCGCGGCGCGCCGGCAGGTCCCCGTCGAGCAGGTCGTCGTCACGAACGGCGCGGGCGAGGCGAACTACCTCGCGATGGGGCGCGCGCTCGAACGCGGCGCGGGCGACGAGGTCGTGATGACCGACCCGGTGTACCCCTACTACCCGGGGAAGACGGACATGCTCGGCGGCGAGCAGGTGTTCGTGGAGACGGCCGAAGACGGCAGCCTCGACCCCGCGGACGTGCGCGCCGCGGCGAGCGAGGACACGGCGTGCATCGTGGCGACGACGCCGAACAACCCCACTGGCGCGGTGTACGGCGAGGAGACGATGCGCGAACTCGTCGCGGTCGCCGAGGACCACGACGCGATTCTGGTCAGCGACGAGGTGTACGACCACTTCGACTACTCCGGGCGGTTCACGTCCGCGCTGGAGTTCGACTCCGAGCACCGCGTCGTCGTGAACGCGTTCTCGAAGTCGCTTGCAATCACGGGGTTCCGCGTGGGCTACTGCATCGCGCCCGAGTCCCACGTCGAGCCGATGAAGTCCCGGCACATGCTGACGAACGTCGCCACGTCGCGGCCCGCGCAGGCCGCGGTCCTGCACGCGCTCCGCGAGACCGACCCCGACTACTACGAGCAGACCCGAGAGACGCTCCGGGAGCGCGTGGACACGTTCACGTCGGCGCTGGACGACGCGGGCGCGGAGTACACCGAGCCCGACGGCGCGTTCTACGTGCTCGCGCGCTTCCCCGACTTCCCGGGGACGCTGGAGAACACGTTCGAACTCATCGACGAGGCGGGCGTCGCGGGGATGCCCGGTTCGGGGTTCGGGAGCGCGCGCGAGGAGTGGCTGCGGTTCGCGCTCGTCACGCCGCGCGTCGAGGAGGCGGCCGACCGGCTCGCGGCCTACTTCGCGGACCGCTAGTACCCGCCCGCGTCCGAGAAACACCGCCCGCAGCGGCAGGCGTCGAAGTCGTCAACGGCGCGCTCGACGGCGACCGTCCGGATGTCGTCGTGGCCCACGTCGTTGGTCGCGCCACACTTCGTCCGGCTGTAGGGGTTCTCCACCCCCTTCTTGTGCACGGTCGCCGTGCGCTCGTTCAGCACGCCCTCCATGCGTGGTATTGACACGCTCAGCGCGGAAAACTGCTCCGGCCAAGACGTTCGGTGCGCCGCCCGCGAGGACCGCGACCGACGGATTGACCCCGCTGGGTCGCCGACTGTGCGTATGGACGAAATCGAGGTCGAGGCGGTCGACTCCCTCGACCCCGGGGTGGTCAGCGACACCGCCGAGTACGTGCTGTACGGCGGGAAGGGCGGCGTCGGGAAGACGACGATGGCGGCGGCGACCGCGCTCGCGAGTGCCAACGACGGCACCGCGACGCTCGTGGTCTCGACGGACCCCGCGCACTCGCTGTCGGACACGCTGGAGTTCGACGTGCCGAGCCGGCCCGCGAAGATGCGCGAGGACAGCCCGCTGTGGGCGGTCGAAATCGACCCCGACGACGCGCTCCAGCAGGCCGGGATGTTCGGGCAGGACGGCGGATTCGCGGGCGGCCTCGACCAACTACTCGGCGGCGCGGGCGGCGCCGGCGGCGACGGCGCGATGATGCCGGGCGCCGACGAGGCCGCCGCGGTCCAGCTCCTCCTCGAATACATGGACGACGAGCGCTTCGACCGCGTCGTCGTCGACACCGCGCCGACGGGCCACACGCTCCGACTGCTGGAACTCCCCGAGGTGCTGGACTCGATGGTCGGCCGCATGATGCAGCTGCGCGACCGCTTCGGCGGGATGATGGACGGCCTCACCGGGATGTTCGGCGGCGACGACGAGGACGAGCAGGCGGGCCTCGGCAACCTCGACGCCGTCGAGGAGCGCGTCGAGCGGCTCCGGGACGTGCTCACGGACCCGGCGCGCACGGAGTTCCGCGTCGTGCTCGTGCCCGAGGAGATGAGCGTGCTGGAAGCCCAGCGCCTCACCGACCGCCTCGACGAGTTCGGCGTTCCGGTGGGGACGGTCGTCGTCAACCGCGTGATGGAGCCGCTGGCAGACGCCGCCGACGTCCCCGGGGACGCGTTCGTCGCGCCGAACCACGAGGACTGCGAGTTCTGCGCGCGCCGCTGGGACGTCCAGCAGGCCGCGCTCGCGGACGCCCAAGAGCTGTTCAGAAACTACGACGTGGCGCGCGTCCCACTGCTCGCCGACGAAGTCCGGGGCGAGCGCCCGCTCCGGGTCGTCGCCGCCTGCCTCGACGAGTAGCTACGAGAACCGCTGGAGCAGCCGGTAGCCGGCGTCCAGCCAGCGGTCCGGGAGGAAGCGCGCGAGCACGCCGACCCGGCCCGGCGTCCCGACGGGGTACCGGGACTTGGGGTCGGGGCTGACCGCGGCCTCCGTGATGACTTCCGCGACCTTCTCCGGGGGGACGGCGCCGACGCCGTTGACCGCGCTGGCGTCCTCGAAGAACGAGTAGAGCTTCTCGTAGGCGCCGCTTCGGTCCAGCCCCTCGATTTCTCTCTCCGCTCGGTCCGTGAACTTCGTCTCGACCGGGCCGGGTTCGACGACGGCGACGTCCACGTCGTAGGGCGCGACCTCCGCGCGGAGCGCGTCGCTCATCGCTTCGAGCGCGAACTTCGAGCCGTTGTACGCGCCCATCCCCGGGGTCGCGACGCGCCCGGAGACGCTGGAGACGTTGACGATGGTGCCGGCCTCGCGCTCGCGCATGTGCGGGAGCGCGGCGCGAATCAGGCGGTGGGGGCCGTAGACGTTCACGTCGAACTGCCGGTGGAGTTCCC
Protein-coding sequences here:
- a CDS encoding ArsA family ATPase encodes the protein MDEIEVEAVDSLDPGVVSDTAEYVLYGGKGGVGKTTMAAATALASANDGTATLVVSTDPAHSLSDTLEFDVPSRPAKMREDSPLWAVEIDPDDALQQAGMFGQDGGFAGGLDQLLGGAGGAGGDGAMMPGADEAAAVQLLLEYMDDERFDRVVVDTAPTGHTLRLLELPEVLDSMVGRMMQLRDRFGGMMDGLTGMFGGDDEDEQAGLGNLDAVEERVERLRDVLTDPARTEFRVVLVPEEMSVLEAQRLTDRLDEFGVPVGTVVVNRVMEPLADAADVPGDAFVAPNHEDCEFCARRWDVQQAALADAQELFRNYDVARVPLLADEVRGERPLRVVAACLDE
- a CDS encoding acyl-CoA dehydrogenase family protein, giving the protein MSLNLLSEDVVPEHAVDVKHEAREFAEEHIAPNAEEFYRTGEYPWEILEAGMDAGLVAQDIGEEYGGRGLDLEQMLAIAEEFYRADAGIALTLQLASFGAEMLEEYGNDDQKERYLRPVAANDQITGLAVSEPDVGSDLAGMHTTADKDGDEYVLNGEKYWIGNGVEADWVTVYAKTGDTGDRYMDYSLFIVPTDADGYVAEHIPEKMGMRASKQAHIVFDDCRIPEENLIGSEGAGFMMLADFFNHGRVVVGGHGLGLAAAALEEAWDFVHEREEFGRHVADFQAVQHGLADMRLEFEAARALNYRAARKVEEYDNPGLWAAMAKTKSTEVAVDNAEQGMQFHGGRSILTDRRIARVYRDARIPVIYEGANEIQRNLIYRQSGEQQ
- a CDS encoding CinA family protein, with amino-acid sequence MREYAADPPIEEELNDVLPEAGHTVATAESCTGGLIGSLLTDVSGSSDYFDRSLVTYTYDAKLDTGVSREALDEHGAVSEPVARQMAQATRDAADTTWGVSTTGIAGPTGGSEAKPVGTVYIGVAYAGEWGTQSSYATVERREFDGSRTEIKEQIARRALRKLREEVRAVQE
- a CDS encoding nuclear transport factor 2 family protein — encoded protein: MTDYAERVHEYYDAVDADRIDDLLDLFADDVVYDRPGQPPIEGKAELEAFYREGRPLEDGSHTVHDVLVDGSRAAVRGTFSGVQDGEDVEFGFADVHVFEDGRIAERYTYTDRDTV
- a CDS encoding metal-dependent hydrolase, which codes for MNKGDHILNGILLAIGLGYVLYPSGGVETIRTIAAVLIPVVLGALFPDVDTDFGKHRKTLHNIPVLALLYVFPMYFGNLQYVWIGVATHYVLDVVGSKRGIALFYPLSDQEYGLPVGVTTVSKYATTVTVLITLIELAAIAVVVHVAPQYVPTDAVSSLF
- a CDS encoding DUF7565 family protein: MSAWECAIVGCGSTFGSVEALLAHQVADHDAHECEICGETVPEGFFAIKHGLREHTRAEYVRFYDGDAEAIRERERVLDDVADALDPAVLEDLLSDEPIDVAEATDAAHATTS
- a CDS encoding PHP domain-containing protein, producing the protein MPTTRVDLHAKVLDDDVVRRAKAAGVDVLVYAPHFTRLPDARERAAAFSDDDLLVVPGREVFTGSWRDRKHVLAVGLDDPVPDFVTLDGAFAAFREQGAAVLAPHPEFLTVSLTAADVERFREDVDAVETYNPKHFPWDDDRASALADAYDIPGFASSYAHRPETVGGVWTEFDADIQSEADLVDALKSGVPRRTYHQRNPRFRARELAEKAHLAYENTWEKVDRLLLSGMEPTHPRHIAYGGEFDDVAVY
- a CDS encoding SDR family oxidoreductase, producing the protein MEKVALITGCSSGIGAATARSLLAEEWTVVATARDTDDLAALAEAGCETAELDVTKPAQCRNVVEEVVEEHGRLDCLVNNAGYAQLGPLEDVPTRELHRQFDVNVYGPHRLIRAALPHMREREAGTIVNVSSVSGRVATPGMGAYNGSKFALEAMSDALRAEVAPYDVDVAVVEPGPVETKFTDRAEREIEGLDRSGAYEKLYSFFEDASAVNGVGAVPPEKVAEVITEAAVSPDPKSRYPVGTPGRVGVLARFLPDRWLDAGYRLLQRFS
- a CDS encoding pyridoxal phosphate-dependent aminotransferase, with product MEYEEPLFFRVMEYAANSDADVIDMVSGNPDWGSPPALAAGLHEYADTGGRQFQYPPSEGLRELREEIAARRQVPVEQVVVTNGAGEANYLAMGRALERGAGDEVVMTDPVYPYYPGKTDMLGGEQVFVETAEDGSLDPADVRAAASEDTACIVATTPNNPTGAVYGEETMRELVAVAEDHDAILVSDEVYDHFDYSGRFTSALEFDSEHRVVVNAFSKSLAITGFRVGYCIAPESHVEPMKSRHMLTNVATSRPAQAAVLHALRETDPDYYEQTRETLRERVDTFTSALDDAGAEYTEPDGAFYVLARFPDFPGTLENTFELIDEAGVAGMPGSGFGSAREEWLRFALVTPRVEEAADRLAAYFADR